A window of the Arachis duranensis cultivar V14167 chromosome 5, aradu.V14167.gnm2.J7QH, whole genome shotgun sequence genome harbors these coding sequences:
- the LOC107489459 gene encoding uncharacterized protein LOC107489459, whose amino-acid sequence MNLEGVGDEVRCRPFPIILAGPAIRWFNSLPQGSIARFSDISCAFLAHITTRIAKAKHPINLLGVTQRPGEPTRKYLDRFNDECLEIDGLTDSVACLCLTNGLLNEDFIKHLTTKLVWAMQEIQSVAKEYINDEEVSQLVAPNNQQPFYHQPRKHGGGERQKEHTRDGGPGKTSGPFARVRKFTNYTPLTVPIVEVYQQIAEKGILAKPRPPKDQTRGNKSLYCDYHKGY is encoded by the coding sequence ATGAATTTGGAGGGGGTAGGTGACGAAGTTAGGTGTCGCCCTTTCCCGATCATCCTGGCGGGACCCGCAATACGGTGGTTTAATAGCCTCCCGCAAGGTTCTATCGCTAGGTTCTCGGACATCAGCTGCGCCTTCTTAGCCCATATCACTACCAGAATCGCGAAGGCGAAACACCCAATCAACTTACTCGGGGTGACACAAAGGCCTGGCGAGCCGACCAGAAAATACTTGGACCGGTTCAATGATGAGTGTTTAGAGATCGACGGCCTAACTGACTCGGTGGCCTGTTTGTGTTTGACGAACGGACTTTTGAATGAGGATTTCATAAAGCATCTCACCACGAAGCTGGTGTGGGCGATGCAGGAGATCCAAAGCGTAGCCAAGGAATATATCAATGATGAAGAAGTCAGTCAGCTCGTGGCTCCCAACAACCAGCAGCCCTTCTACCATCAACCCCGGAAGCACGGTGGTGGAGAAAGGCAGAAGGAGCACACCAGGGACGGCGGTCCAGGCAAGACATCCGGGCCATTTGCTCGAGTTAGGAAGTTCACCAATTACACCCCTCTCACCGTCCCCATTGTAGAAGTTTATCAGCAGATAGCCGAGAAGGGAATCTTGGCGAAGCCACGACCTCCAAAGGACCAAACCAGGGGAAACAAGAGCCTCTATTGTGATTATCATAAGGGCtattga